Within the Setaria viridis chromosome 3, Setaria_viridis_v4.0, whole genome shotgun sequence genome, the region GAAGCTGATGAAGGAGGTGATGGTGACACCTGCAGAGGTCGCTGAGGTTCTGATGAGGAATGATGATGCTGATGTCGCGCTCCATGATCTCATCGATCTCCTGAAGTCAAAAGTGAATGATGCCAATGTGATCAAGAGCGAACACAGCAGTGCAAATAACCAGCTGGATGAGGAGCAAGATGACAGAGACCATGACTAACATCGGAAACTACAAgcaatttctgaaaaaaaaagaagaagacagGAATTAGAAGTGGATGTCTAACCATTACCAACGgcaaatagttttttttttgagagaaacAATGGCAAATATGTTATTTTTTTGAGAGAAACAATGCCAAATATGTGATTGTTCGAGTCTCAACAATATTGTGCTTTAGGAGCGATGAAAGGCTCTGGCACTCAACATTGCATATCTGCAAAATTGTGCAAGTACTTTCTCAAAAGCAAGTATTTTGAACGAAGCAGTGTCAAACTCTGCTAAGAGAATTTCGTGTGGTTGCCCAGTTTTGCACGAATAGTGAAATTGCGTCTCCTTGTGCGCTCCCTTGGGCCTTGGCAGACAAATCTAAGTAGTACTGGTGCTTTTGTCAGTGAACATCTGCTCTGTCTAACTTAACTCAAAAATTTTTTTCTGATTATGTCTAACTGAAAAGAGGAGATCCGGAGGTTGCTGATGGGTAGAGTCGCGCGCGAAGGTCGTGTGGTTTGGGCCAGAAACGAACCGACGTGTAAGGTGATGGGGCTTCTAGGATGCATGGCCCATGGGCCGTTCCTGAGTCCTCTTACCCCATTCACTTGTCTCCATCCACATACGATGAGTTCTAAATTTTGTTAACCCCTCCCGAAATCCACCCGTGACTAAACCCTTGTCCTGTCCAGACTCTTCATCTTCTTGCCTCGTAAGAAAAACTATTGTAGTATTCTACTACTCCAGCACAAACGGCGGCGCGTTTGCAAACCCATCATCCATCCATCGCTGCCCtgccctagctagctagcttcacCTCGTTCCAACCGCAGCCGCCTCCCCCCTCTCGCCACCGTCGCCCGTCGCGTAACAACAGCGAGATCAACCGGCCGGCCTGGAACAGGAGCACCGCTAGAGCAGCCGCACCACGGCCACGCGCGCGCCATGTCGTCGAGCGGGGGCTACGAGAAGTACATCACCATGGCGGCGTCCGTGGCGGCGACGGCCATGGTGGTGCGCAGCGTCATGAGCGAGCTGCTCCCCTACGAGGTGCGCGACCtgctctgcgccgccgcgcgctaCCTCCGCTCCCGCGTCTCCTCGCGCCACACGGTGGTCATCGACGAGGCCGAGGGCCTCTCCGCCAATCAGATCTACGACGCCGCGCGCACCTACCTCGCCGCCCGGATCAGCACCGACATGCCGCGCCTCCGCGTCAGCCGCGTCGACGAGACGCAGGGCATCATGGTCGGCATGGAGCAGGGCGAGGAGATGGTCGACGTCCACGACGGCGTCGAGTACACCTGGAACCTCGTCGCCCGGGACAACacccccggcgccgcctccaGGGCGGCGGGCACCAAGGCCAGGGGCCGCCTCGAGATCAAGTCGTTCGAGGTCACCTTCCACAAGAAGCACAAGGACAAGGCCCTCGAATCGTACCTCCCGCACATCGTCGCCACGGCCAAGGCCATGAAAGACCAGCACCGGAACCTCAAGATGCACATGATCGAGTACGACGCCTGGACAGCCGTCGACCTCCGCCACCCGTCCACCTTCGACACGCTCGCCATGGACAAGAAGCTGAAACAGTCCGTCATGGATGACCTTGAGAGGTTCGTCAAGAGGAAAGACTACTACAGGAGGATCGGCAGGGCGTGGAAGCGGGGTTACCTGCTCTACGGACCACCTGGGACTGGCAAGTCAAGCCTGATCGCAGCGATGGCGAATTACCTCAAGTTTGACATCTATGATCTTGAGCTGACCGAGGTTAAAAGCAACTCGgacctccggaggcttcttgtcgggatgagcaaccgatccatcCTTGTGGTTGAAGACATTGACTGTAGCATTGACCTGCGGCAGCGGGAGGAAGGCGAGAAGCGTGTCAGGTCCAGCTCTACAGGAGAAGAAAATGATGACAAGGTTAGATGTTACTCCATCAGTTAGAATCATAGCCACATATTTATGTGATAAGCACCATGCATTTGTTGATTGGACGACTTTCTTACCAATGCTGCTCGGAAATTTGTTGAACAGGTGACGCTTTCTGGGCTGCTCAACTTTGTTGACGGTCTCTGGTCGACAAGCGGGGAGGAGAGGATCATCGTTTTTACCACAAATTACAGGGAGCGGCTTGACCCAGCACTACTGCGGCCTGGCAGGATGGACATGCACATCCACATGGGGTACTGCACCGCAGAGTCTGTTCGGATTCTGGCAAGGAACTACCACTCAGTTGAAAATCATGCCATGTATCCAGAAATTGAACAGCTGATAGAGGAGGTAATGGTCTCACCTGCGGAGGTTGCTGAGGTTCTAATGAGGAACGAGAACAGTGATGCTGTACTCCAGGATCTCCTTGAGTTCCTCAAAGCAAAGAGGAAATTAGTTGGTGAGAGCAAAGCTGCAAATGAGAATGGAAATGAATAGATGAAGAAATGTGGCAGAGAGACCAACATCTAACGAAATACACTGAGCAAAAGAGGGATTACAGAAAGTCAGAAACCAGTGATGGTCACAAATTTGTGTGCAATGTAAATGAGGTagtattagaaaaaaaaaatatagccaAGAGTACTATTGTTGGCTCTTGAAATTATGGAGCACCTTTTTTGTAGTGATAAGGTGCAACTGTACCACCATTCTTAACAATTATTTACTTATTTCACGATTCTTAACATTTCAAGATTTAATACACAGTTCAGAGAAGAGCATAATAAATAAACAGAGCTTGCAATGTTCTTTTTACTATTTCTTGACATTGCTTCTTATTATTCAAGCATGTGTATCGATTCTAATATGGTGTTTTCAATGGACTTGTCAAGCTGAGATTCAGAAGGATATTCTCTATACCTTCAAGGACCTGTCAAACACATCAGCCTTCAGCGTACTTTGTTCTTGTAGTCCTACCTCTGGCTGATAAAGTGGACAAAAAATGTTTATGTAGCATAACTTGTGATACGTGTAAACATCCATTGCAGGTTACAACATATAGGAGCATCAAGTGAAATGGTGTGTCAATTTAAGTCATCTGAACTTCTGTGATAATTTGAGTCCTGTTGAAAATATTTCTGGCAGATAGTATTGCAGGGCTGCCATGCAGGCTTTGGCCCTCCCCAATTGTATTAGTATTTTCGCAAAAGAAACACATCATTATGCAAAAATAACAGAAGCTCTGTACTGCACCTACGGTCTTATAAAGTGGAACTGCATTGGAAACTGCAAACATAGAGTGTGCAGAAACAATAATTCATCATCTACCAGGAGCAGGAATCATCATCTTACTGTATCTAAACCTTTGTCAGAGGCTCAGAGCCAATTCAGATGACACGAATCATTTAACCTATTTTGTCAGGTCACAACCCACAAGCTAGATCCAAAGTGCTACGACAGGTATCTTGCTGCTTGGTCATAGAAGCATAACAGCTCCCACAAGTTTAAAGATCCTAATTACAGCATTCCTTACTTAAACTGCATGGTCCAACCAGAATACATCACACAGCAGGAAAGACGCGAAAACAGCACATTATTGGTAACGACATAAACTGGTGAACTTTAAACATAAAGCAGACAGAAATTACAAGGACTGATGATCAGATAATGAAGCTGTTATTAGGAATTGTTACATTTTGTTTAAGCATGTGCAGTAACCCTAATTAGCATTTCTAATGGAGTTGTTAAAGATTCAAAAGAGTATTTTTTGTACCTTTAATTGCTTGTCAAATACATCAGTCTCCAGCGTGCAGCTTCACCTTCTTTCTTGTAGTCCTACCTCCTGCTcataaatttgaccaaaaaaaGTTTCAGGCAACAAACTTGTGATACACTTGTAACCATGTAAATTTTGCATGctacaacaatttttttgtttggaaaatCCATGTTACAACAAATAGGAGCATAAAGTGAAATGGCACATTGATTTAAGTTGTCTGAACTTCTGTGATAATTTGAACCCAGTTGAAAATGTTTCTGCCAGATAGTATTAATTGATATTAGAATGTCACACAAAACTTTGCATGGCAATGCAAACATGCAACAAGTGTAACTGGGTACCAAATCTGCTAACCAAAATCAGCACATAGCCATCCTTTCATCTATATACTTATTatggcatttttttttaaaaaaaatgcagtcTTCACGGTATATCTTTGACTATCAGTTTTAAATATCATATATAAGCAGAGCTTTTGAAATTATAAGTATTTTTGGAAgcatttaaaaaaaactatccCTACCTTTTCCATATGGCCAATCAACAGGGTATCATACATACCAGTGTAAAAGTTAGAGAATATTGACAGCATATCCTGCTTTGACATTTACATACATAGGAAACTGCTTATGCATAGTAGTAAACAAAATTTCATCCAAGCAATGTACTTGACAGAAAACAGTTTCGCTTTCGCAAGCTTTTGTATGCTACCATAAAAAGCTAAACACTTATGCTTGCATCTTATATGAAATAAACAAGCACGCATTTCCTGAAAAACATATCCCAATGCAGAATGCAGCAACGGAGGGTGTTACATTAAGGCTTAAGCTGTGTCTAGTTTAGGCTCATTCAACGATAGCTGAAGCAAAGAACGACAGGATGTTCTTTTTTTCGAACTAGTTGCTGGATTTGTCAGGAATTCATTGATGTATTGCCATTATGGGTGACAATGACACAAATTATAGggcctaacaaatttaagagaTATGAAAATGTGCAAAATGTGAAAACACTTGCTGATGTGTTATTGGTGCGAGCAATCTGAAAATGGGTGTGAATAAATACAATCTAAAGAAGCAGAGAAGTACAATCTCATCAGCTTGCCGTCTGCATATGAACACAACATTAGTGCCAATGTTGTTTGCGTCAACTATTACACAGAGCCGCTATCCTACTTTCTCAGTGCTCAAAATGTAATCTGAGAAAGGGGGAGGGGAGAAATGTTCTCATCTTGTGACTGAATAGTAAGTTAGGTAGTAGGATCCGTAATCTTACTTCTTACCCTGGCTATCTGATCTCTGCCAAGCGGCAGCAATTGAGCTCGTCAAAACAGGCATACTTCATCATCCTGCATGCCCAACTCTTAATCCCCAAATCACTCACTACCAGCGTCATGAACAGCGCAGGCGATTCAACTCACGCAGCAAAGAAGTCAAACGGAATCACTGGGGAAGAGGTGGTCTGATCCCAACTTCCACATACTGGAATCAGACGGATCAGATGCGACGACGGAGATGCTATTACCTTCCCATCGGCGACGCTGCGGCGAAGGGAGGAAAGAAGCCGGAACGATATTCTCTTCCAGACGGACGGTGCAtagcggtggcgccggcgacggccgggCCGGGAGcgttcgtcgccggcgaagacTCGCCCCGGACGCCGTCGACAGGTTCAGCGGAACACACTGTGGGATGGGGTCAAACGTCtactctccttttttttttttttttgagaatggTGAAAACGTCTACTTGGTCTGCGTGGGCTGGACTAAGATGGGCTTTTGCGGCCTGACAGGCGCGAAGTCAGTGCGTGGGCTGGACGATAAAAGAGCTTGCGAGCGAGGGGAGGAGGTCCGTAGTGGGCCTGATGGGCATGTACAACCCAAACAGAGGCACATTTTCGGTGGAAATTCTATCAATCTTTGATCGCGTCATTTGTGCAATGTGTCAAACTCTGATTGGTACTGGGACTGCTTTGCTCCTCTCAAGTCCCAAAGCACGTCCCGGCGGAATTGTTAGAGTTTGGAACTAGCATAAATGTGAGGGATTTGGCTAACCGGAACATAAAGATATGATCGAGAGATGCCGCTGGCCCGACGGTAGCGGAGGCTCCGAAATACATGACACGAGGTTTAGAACAAACcatttagtttatttttgaattaAATAGTTTATCTTTAAACATCATATATCCATGTACGGGAATAGTACAAACATCAAAGGGTGCAGAACaacggggtgtttgggaggagggggctaaactttagtcctgtcacatcggatgttcggatactaattaggaggactaaacataagctaattacaaaactaattgcagaactcctaggctaaatcgcgagatgaatttattaaacctaattaatccatcattagcgaatggttactgtagcaccatattgtcaaatcatggactaattaggcttaatagattcgtctcgcgatttagcctaggggttgtgtaattagttttgtaattagtctaggtttaatactcctaattagtgtccaaacattcgatgtgacgggggctaaaatttagccccctcctcccaaacaagctTCAGCCGAATTCCTTATTGGGCGCGGGCGCCGCTCGGGCGTAGCAGCGAACGGACACGCGGCACCCAATGCTCGCGCGCACGTGATTGCTTCCGTGAGGAGCAGAGCTTGGGGGAGATGGGGGCGGGGGGGCCGGCTGCGACGGGAGGTGGGGGAAGCAGACGGTGGCGAGTCGCCGCTGGCTGCGGGCGGCAGCTGTGGTGGAGGGGGATTAGGGTTAGGGATTTGGGTTTGGGTTTGGGGGCTTTCCATGGCCTGCAGGCTTAGAGAGGTGACCAGTGGCGGCGGCTGTGGGTTGTGGGCGGCGAGGCCGTGCGGCGATGGCATCGCCGGCCGGGTGGTGGAGGACCTCCGacgggcagccggcggcgggggcggcggagagCAATGGTTCAGAAGGGTGGGGGATGAGGCGGGGgcgggaggtgggcggcggTAGGCAGGCCCGTACATCATCCATGGCAAGTGGGCCAACTGCACCAGGCCTCCAAAAATTTGGGGGCCCCATGTGTCGACCTCCATCTGGTAGTCTGGTGCCTGGTGGCCTCTGTAACTCTGTTCCTGCCTGCATCTACAATTCTGCATGCAACCAGCGGACCAGGCTTGCATGCAACTTTTTGATTTTTTGGCGTGGAGAATCTGTTGCGTCATTGGCTCATTGTGTGTTGCCGGATCAGTAGTCCATAACCATCCGATAGACTGATACTCCGATTAGCAGGCCTGGCTTCCCGCTACCGTTTGCCGATTAGGATTCTAAATCTAATCGCCAGATCGCGTGAgtgccgccagccgccgcaaTCTCGTCGAGTCGCCGTCTCGCCGAGCTGCGCGCGAACTGCGATTTTGTGAAGCTACCGCCGCAATCAAGCCTGCATGCAGGCAACGACTCCACCTCTAGAGCTCTGACGGCAGGTCTGACTTCTTCACAATAGAAGCTACCGCGTGAAGGCGCGATCACGTGATTCGCTGAGAAGGTGCAGGTAATGTAATATTGTGCCTATTTCGAAGAATACTAGAAGAATGATGCTTTTTAATGGAAGCTAAGTTATTAGTAGTAAGATTCGTCATTTAATCATTTTGCATGAATACTTATGGTTGTATTTTAGCTATttgcattttataaatatagCCCCATTTTATATTTTGCAccagggcaaaaaaaaaaaaacgtagGTACGGGCCTGGCGGCGGGGCAGCAGGAGCTCGAAGGTAGAAGAAGCCGGCGTTGGCGTCGGTCGGAGGTAGAAGAACGAAGAAGGAAGATAAGGCTGGGTCGGAGGTAGCGACGAACACGCGTCCCGTAGCCCCAGTCCTGCATCGATCGATCATCGATGAGCGCCTGTGCCTGATATTTGAGTTGAGAGTTGAGACGCCTGAGGTCTACAGGTGTGTGTGGGGCCAACGAATCGGTGAGCCAGTCGGTCTCTACGTCGGGCCCGATTCGAGACCCCAAACCAAGCCAACTTGTGCGCTTAAAAACGCACTTCCCCCGCCCGccttttcccctcccctcccctcgcgcCATCCAACGCCGGTGCCGCCCGCACCCCGGTGGTTTTGGGTTCCTGCCCTAGGGACCCGTGCTAGGGCGACGCCGCTAGCCGCCGTCCTCTTCGCCAACCCCGAGCCTCGCCGCCGTACGCTGGTGCTCAGGTACGTTCGCCTCctccaatctctctctctctcatctcgtGCGTTTAATTTCTCCTCGCGCGCGCGGTAAGGCGGTGCGATTTCGCGCGGGGACAACTCGTGGCAGGCATAACGATTCACGAGTGAATCCCGGGTTTACCCTGTTATCGTCTAAGTCATGGACTCGCTCCTGGGTCTAAGGCTCGAATTCGCGCGTAATTGCTACGAGGCAGCTGATAGGGGAAGCTTCAGGGTTTAGCATGTATACGTACTCCGGCCTAGATCATATCACCAATCGAGATATTTGCGCAGCGCAGGTGTTTGTGTTTTTGCGGCACCGCTAGATTGTCTGCGGATGGTCCAGGAAATGGCGCCTTGCGGCGAAGATCTGCTCGAAAGGGCACTTAAGACGCACGGTAAGGAGGCTGTGGGGTTCCTCATCCTGGCTAAGTCCATACTCAGTGTTGAAACGTACAAGGAGCTCATCAAAGCAGCACGGGAGATTGTTAACCGAAGGTATGCATCTCCATCGATGACATCCTATTTAGCGCCCTCGTATCCGTCCTTTTTATTTGTGGTTATATGTTCTAACACTGTCCTTCTGTTGCAGTTCATGTACTGAAGGTGGAATCACGGCCAAAAAATGCGAAGAGATTCTGTCGGAAGTGTTTGTTGGCGAAACTCACATCCTAAAGTGCTTCCATCACTTTCTCCAAGGGCGTGGTCCCTCCTACGACCACAACAGCCAGGCTCTACAGGGTGCAATCTCTTTCCTTGTGAATGTGAAGGTGATGTACATATCTGATCCTTGTTTAGGTTCTTGCTTGGTGTCCATGGTTATTTAGCTTGATGCTTACTCTGTATCTGCAGATGTCCCCTAATATGTCCAATGAAGATTACGAGGATTTACTGGCCACGCTGACTCAGTGTATGGCCCCAAAGACCATGGAAATTGAAGACATTTACGGAAAGGTGCTGCTTTTCGTTCAGTGCTTTCTTGATAATGATTTGGAAGGACATTCATTTCACAATCATTTGTGTTTGCAGGTAAAGAGAGCCATGCATCAGTGCCCAGAGTTAATAAAAACCTTCGAAACTTATCTGCCTGATAGCCTAAGGGTTACTTTACTAAATGATGAACAATCTTGCAGAAGTCCAAAGACTAGTCCTACTGACAAGgtaatgcattgcatttctcGTTATTTACTAAACGGTCCAGGCCACATGCGGCTCATTTTCTTAGGCccctaattttattttattttttatctctTGTATGTTGCTTACTGAGCAACAGGAATGAAAAAGATTTTTTCCCGCAGCAAATTgtatcattttccttttctactATGAGCCTGGATGTTATCATTGATTCCTAAATTTTCCTGTGCAGGCAGTTTTATGCTTTACTCCAGATGCAAATCATAGCTTGGATGGTAACCGAATGAAAACAACCAATATCAAATATAATGTATCTCAAGTGAGCTATCCCCATGATCAAAACCTTAAAGAAACTGAGTACAATTTCAGGCAGAGACATACCCAGGGGATCCCTGACTCCTTTGAAACACCTACCAAAGGTGTGTCAGTTTTCTTGTTGTTTCTGCTCTGTAGAAAAGCAGTCCCTTTGATATGTTCCAATTTGGATTTGTATCTGTGAtttctaaaaagaaaagatgataCTCCATTTGATACAACATGCTTATCTCAACAAAATCAATATTGATTTCTGAAAAGGCAGTGATAGTTCTGTTATGCGTACATATATGTTCTAATGTGTCGATACAATTGCAGCTCATGCTGGATACTCAACTTTCACTTGTTAAGCAAATCCATTACTCTGAAATTCTGTTTGCATACTTCTGATAGGTAATGAAGAAACTCTTCAAGCGGAAGAGTACAAGGGAGACAAAACTGATCCCTTACCAGACTGGAGTCCCTTGAGAGAAAATGAATTACCCCCAAAAGTGAACCTCGATACGTGCACACGTTGCACTACTAGCTATTACCTACTACCAAAGAATGTAAATTCCTACAAATTCATACTATTCCCATTTCTACTCATTGACAGCAAATTCTTACTTGATCATTCTCAATCTCAGTGTTTAACGCTAAAATCAAGTTACCGGACCGAGCTGGGACAGTCTATATTCAATGACACAACAGTTTCTGCTACCTCTGGGAGGGAGGATTGCTTTAAATTCAGAACTAAAAATCATTATGAAGAAAATATTTTCAAATGTGAAGACGACATGTAAGTAATCAGTTTTTAAATTGCTTCAGTTTGTCTTTTATCAGATCTTGATGACATTTTGCGTGCTCATGGGATCATGAATGATCAATGGTCTTGTAATGCCCTCTATGTATTTTTTATTAGGTTTGAGAGTGACATGCTATTGCAGCGCTACAAAGCAACTGCTGACTTTATTGGAAATCTGCAAGACCATGTTGACAGTGATATGAAAATTCAAGAGCATCTAACTCGTAACAAATGCTATATATCATACAGAATAGTTAGAGTAAATTTTTTCTTCAAATTGACTAAATGttgtttattttctttgtttttgacCTGTGAAAAGCCTTACATAGGAGGTGCATTGAACAGTTATACGATGAACATGGCCTCGACATGCTTGATGCACTGTGGGAGAAAATTGATACCAGTACGGCTCTTGTCATTCTACATTCTCGTTTAAATCAGAAGATAGACGATTTGTCAGAGGCACGGTTATCTTTGAATAAAACCTGCTCCAATATTATTGCCAATAATTACCACAGATCACTTGATCATCGAAGCTCCTCCTTCAAACAATTGGATAAAAGGAGGATGGGCCCAAAAGGTAGCGTCATTATGTCCAACAAAATACCTGTGATTAGTATTAAGTTATTCTGAAGTTGATTTGCCTTGActcatcagagttttacaataTGTTTTAACATTCAACGTTCTCATCTGTGTCTCACTTGCAGCTTTGCTTGCTGAAGCCAGAGAAATTAATATGGCAAGGTTGAACAATGGGGATAGACATCTTTCTTCTGCTTATAATAATCAATCAAGTTTGATTTCGAAAAATGTACTTAAAGATACTGATCTTCACATCCACAAGGACATAGATCTTCACATCCACAAGGACATAGACAGGATGGTTCGTTGTGCCTCCAAAAGTTGTCCTTCTGAACTAAAGCCAATGATGATTTGGACAAAATTAGTTCAGCCATTTGTTTCTATTAATTATCAGTTACCAGAATCGAATGGCACTGTAGCTTCCAAAGAAGCTTGTGAATATTGTGGTCTTGGCAAAACTTTTCGCAGGAGCATACCTGACTCCTCGTTTGCTAATAATATTCCTTTACCTTCAAAGGTATGTACATGTGTATACCATATTATGTTCTTCAGATTTATTTGAATTTCAAACATGCAGAAAGAAATATTTTTCTCATGGACACTTCATTGTGTTTATGGAGTAAAAGATAACCTGCTTTCTGTTACTTTTCATTTCAGAGAGGTGGATATCTTGTAAATACGTCCAATAAGTCTGCTTCTATGCATGACGCTTATCAGACAGAGATGGAGGAGGGTGAATTTATACCTGATGTCGGAAACATCCAGTTGGGGTCCATAACTGGACCTGGGAATGGAGCAGCAAGTTGTGATGTTGCTGCTCCCAGTGAAGATGGGTCGAGTTTTCGGTGCTTGGGCAATAAATCTGCAGTGCATCATGAATCAAGAGAAGGCTGCAATGTTGAAATGGGCAGTTTAGCATATTCCAAAAGAACAGCTGAACCGCATTGTGTGAAAAGCGGTGTACCTTGTTGTTCTCTGGCTGTGCTCTTGAGGCTTCACCAGGTACTTCAGCATTTTATCTTGTTACATGGACCATGCTTTTTTTTTCGCGTGGCAAGTTAACTGACATGGTATGGAAGTCTCCAGTTCAATGCCACTAGCCACTAGTGCCTATTAAGGAATGAGGCTTGCACTTAAAAGCAATCTGCACCATATTTTTGTGTTGGACAAAACTGTCCACACTTTATAATTATTGGCactacaatttatttatttatcctTGTATATGACAGATTTTGTATGAGAGACTACTGGTAGCAAAGGTTCTTTCGAGAAAAGCTAGGGCTGAAGCTCCCTCTCGAGATTCACTCACTTGTGATGTATATGCCGGGTAATGTCCAGGATTCTCACCTATGTACCTGAGCAGAACTATTTGTGACTCATTGTGTGATAGTTCTAACTTCAAATTTCCTTTTCCATTGATTCCTGCAGGTTTAAGGAGGAACTCTTTAACCTACTAACAGGCTCTACTAACAGTTCCAACTTTGAGAAGTACTGCCTGACTTTCCTTGGGCCGAAATCCTATTTACTTTTTACTCTAAATGAGGTGATAGGCCGGGTTATTAAGCAGGTAATCTGAATTTAGCATGTGATGCACATTAGAGATGCTGGCTGCCTTGCTTAGGGCCTTAGGGGTGTTTAGATGTTTGTAAATTGTTGGGTTGACTTGCCATTTCACCTTTAGAGCTTCTGCTTGCCTAATCCAGTTAATTTGTCCTCCAGCTCTGCAAAATTTGTCCATGTGCTGAAGACAACTCGCTTCTTCAGTCCCATGAGAAAGTGAGAGGACCAGACCCACCCAAAGATTTGTCCCATCATCAAAATGCAAGAAGCGTAAGTCTCAAGAATCCTTCTGTTAGTTATTACCATCAGTAAGCTTCTATTGCCTGTCAAAATCAGCCTGCTAAACATGCCCAGCCGTCACTTTGCACCCAGTTCATCAGGAGTTCAGGACATAATTATAAAGTTGAACATCTttgtttttctccttttctttttcttttttcttttaaaaaagaacatGATTGTTGGTACATGATTGGGCTTGAAATACCCAACTTACCAATTGCTATATGTACGTGTCCTCCCTGTTCAGTCTCCGGCTCGTCCAACAAATGTATCACTGGAGCAAGACCATCATGAGGAGGGGGAGAAAGGTAGCAATAAGCCTCTCGATGACACTGTTAAGCCGATGCAGAACCATTTTCAGAGAAGGTAGGGGTCCTGACAAGTGACAAGAAATCCTCGGTGCATTCAGCTGGGCACCTATTCTCTGTTGTAACATGCAACTAATGTACATGTATTTGCCTCGCAG harbors:
- the LOC117847649 gene encoding paired amphipathic helix protein Sin3-like 5; its protein translation is MVQEMAPCGEDLLERALKTHGKEAVGFLILAKSILSVETYKELIKAAREIVNRSSCTEGGITAKKCEEILSEVFVGETHILKCFHHFLQGRGPSYDHNSQALQGAISFLVNVKMSPNMSNEDYEDLLATLTQCMAPKTMEIEDIYGKVKRAMHQCPELIKTFETYLPDSLRVTLLNDEQSCRSPKTSPTDKAVLCFTPDANHSLDGNRMKTTNIKYNVSQVSYPHDQNLKETEYNFRQRHTQGIPDSFETPTKGNEETLQAEEYKGDKTDPLPDWSPLRENELPPKVNLDTCTRCTTSYYLLPKNCLTLKSSYRTELGQSIFNDTTVSATSGREDCFKFRTKNHYEENIFKCEDDMFESDMLLQRYKATADFIGNLQDHVDSDMKIQEHLTPLHRRCIEQLYDEHGLDMLDALWEKIDTSTALVILHSRLNQKIDDLSEARLSLNKTCSNIIANNYHRSLDHRSSSFKQLDKRRMGPKALLAEAREINMARLNNGDRHLSSAYNNQSSLISKNVLKDTDLHIHKDIDLHIHKDIDRMVRCASKSCPSELKPMMIWTKLVQPFVSINYQLPESNGTVASKEACEYCGLGKTFRRSIPDSSFANNIPLPSKRGGYLVNTSNKSASMHDAYQTEMEEGEFIPDVGNIQLGSITGPGNGAASCDVAAPSEDGSSFRCLGNKSAVHHESREGCNVEMGSLAYSKRTAEPHCVKSGVPCCSLAVLLRLHQILYERLLVAKVLSRKARAEAPSRDSLTCDVYAGFKEELFNLLTGSTNSSNFEKYCLTFLGPKSYLLFTLNEVIGRVIKQLCKICPCAEDNSLLQSHEKVRGPDPPKDLSHHQNARSSPARPTNVSLEQDHHEEGEKGSNKPLDDTVKPMQNHFQRRKRRKLETGVPSISQPGADGSNS
- the LOC117848035 gene encoding protein HYPER-SENSITIVITY-RELATED 4 yields the protein MSSSGGYEKYITMAASVAATAMVVRSVMSELLPYEVRDLLCAAARYLRSRVSSRHTVVIDEAEGLSANQIYDAARTYLAARISTDMPRLRVSRVDETQGIMVGMEQGEEMVDVHDGVEYTWNLVARDNTPGAASRAAGTKARGRLEIKSFEVTFHKKHKDKALESYLPHIVATAKAMKDQHRNLKMHMIEYDAWTAVDLRHPSTFDTLAMDKKLKQSVMDDLERFVKRKDYYRRIGRAWKRGYLLYGPPGTGKSSLIAAMANYLKFDIYDLELTEVKSNSDLRRLLVGMSNRSILVVEDIDCSIDLRQREEGEKRVRSSSTGEENDDKVTLSGLLNFVDGLWSTSGEERIIVFTTNYRERLDPALLRPGRMDMHIHMGYCTAESVRILARNYHSVENHAMYPEIEQLIEEVMVSPAEVAEVLMRNENSDAVLQDLLEFLKAKRKLVGESKAANENGNE